A segment of the Methanobacterium sp. Maddingley MBC34 genome:
AAAACATCCAGGGAACTTAATCGAGCCATTAAAAAGGCAGCCCCTGAAAATGACCGCATCATAATTGAAAACCCCAATGCCATGCATTACATAGCAGCAGGATTAACAGAATCCGTTGAATTAGTGATTGATGGCTCAGCAGGTTATTTCGTTGGTACCATGATCCACGGTGCCCGGGTGCACATCAATGGAAATGCAGGCTGGTTCCCAGCAGATAACATGACTGAAGGAGAGGTTATCATCGATGGTTCAGCTGGAGACGGTGTGGGCCAGGGAATATACGGGGGCACAGTTGTAGTACGCAAAAGTGTAGGCTCCCGTACTGGGGAAATCATGAAAAATGGAACCATCATCGTGGGTGGTAACTCCGGATTCATGAGCGGACTATTCATGATGGGTGGCCGTATTATCATCCTGGGGGACATCTCCGAAGATGCAGGTGAATCCATTATCAGAGGAACCATCTACGTAGGTGGTGACATTAAGAGTCTGGGTAAAAACGCCAAGATAGAAGAACTGGAAGAAGAAGAAAAAGGAGAATTAAGGGAACTCCTGGAAGGATACGATTTCCACTTGGAAGAAGAAAAATACCAGAACTTCCGTAAAATAGTGCCACGCAGTGCTCGGCCATTTTATGGTCAGGAATCAGAGGAGGGAAAATAATGACCAATAACAACCAGAAAAGTGTTACCCTCGTGGGAACTCCCTGCCATATCATTGCCGCCGAAAAAATGGAACACTACCCTGAAATCCTGGGAGATTCTCCAGTTGATTTCAAGTTAGGACTCTTCTGCATGGAAAACTTCTCCCATACATACTTAAAAGAGTTCCTGAAGCAGAATGACATTGAAATGGATGATATTGATCAGTTCCGAGTGGAGAAAGGACACCTCTGGACTTACCTCAAAAATGGTGATGTATTTAAAGTTCCCCTATCCCAGGCCAAAATCTGCATGAGGAAAAACTGCCAGGTATGCATGGATTACACCTCAGAACTGGCGGATCTGTCAGTAGGATCCGTGGGCTCAGACCCTGGATGGTCCACCATCATCATCCGAACAGAAAAAGGACTTAAAGCTTTAAGTAAAGCTGAAAATGAAGGTTACATTGAAACCAAACCCATCACACAACAAGGTCTCAAATTACTGGAGAATTTAGCTAATAAAAAGAAAACAGAAAACAGGAATGAAATAAAAAAGCGTGAATCTGTTGCCAGACCTGTACTCTACCGCAGATATATCAACGATGAAGAATTCATTGAAGAAGTCTCATCCTGCCAGTTTAAGGACTTAAAGTCAGATGTGGTTGATGTGGGTAGCTGTGTGCTTTGCGGAGCCTGTTATTACGTGTGTCCGGAGAACATAATATCCATAGAAGACCGTAAACCCCAGTTGAAGGGAACCTGCCCAGAAGGATGTAATTTGTGTTACGTGGCCTGCCCCCGCACATATCTATCCCAGGAAGTTTTAAGCAGGGATCTTGACCAAAAAGCACTTGGAGACTATTTGAAGATAGTCTCTGCCCGTGCAGAGGGTGTGGATGGTCAAGACGGAGGAGTGGCTACCTCAATTTTAAATTGCATTCTAGATGAAAATATAACCGATGAAGTAATTGTTGTGGATAAAATGGATGATAATCCCTGGAAACCACAGGCCATCCTGACTTCCCAGACTGAAGAGGTTACAAAAGCTGCTGGCACCAAATACTCTGCTGCACCAGTTTTCAAAGTACTCAAAAGTAATGATAGAGTGAATTCCAAAAAGGAGGTGTCCTAGATGCCTTTTAAGATTGAAAGAAATCAGGAACTTTGCAAGAGAAATTTCGATCGCCCTGGTTGCTGCTGGTATTTATGTGACAACCGGGATGAAAACCTGTGCCAAAACTGTTACTCATGCTATAACAACTGCCCCCATGATGTTTACGAAATAGTGAACGACGAACCATTCCCTTTACACCATGAAAACTGTGTGGGCTGCCGTATATGTGAAGAGATGTGTCCAAATCAGGCCATTGAGGTAAATGCAGTTCCGGAAGACCGGAGAAATGTGTGGAGTTTAAACGACCTGGTGGAGATAAACCGAAAATCAACTGAAGGATCCTACAAAGTCAGGGGATGCGGTGCAACCAGGGTGATACCCACCTTCGACGATCTGGTTATAGTACCGGCTCAGGTTTCCCGGCCCCCAATTGACAAGTACCGGGAGCCCTGCAATACCAGAGTAGTTCTGGGAAGCCGTTACGCTGAAAACCCACTGGTTATAGATACACCCATTATGATCGCTGCCATGAGTTTCGGAGCCCTTTCCAAGGAGGCTAAGATTGCCCTGGCTATGGGTGCTACCCTTGCTGGCACTGCTACCAACACTGGTGAAGGAGGAATGCTCCCTGAAGAACGTAAATACGCCAAAAAACTCATTGCTCAGTATGCTTCTGGTCGTTTCGGTGTCAGTGCCGATTACCTGAATAACTCCGATGCAGTGGAGATCAAAATAGGCCAGGGAGCCAAGTCTGGTATGGGAGGACACCTTTTAGGAGAGAAGGTTACCGCTGAGGTCTCCAAGATCAGGATGATACCTGAAGGTACCGATGCCCTCAGCCCTGCCAGGCACATGGACATTGTGGGGCCTGAAGATCTGAGCATGAAGATCAGCCAGCTCAGGGAAATCACCAACTGGCAAGTGCCCATAATGGTGAAATTCACCAGTGGAAGGGTCAGTGATGATGTGAAAATAGCTGCCAAGGCTGGAGCAGATGCCATTGTGGTGGATGGTATGCAGGGAGGAACTGGTGCCGGACCAGATGTGGTCACTGAACACAGTGGAGTGCCCACCATTGCAGGCATAGTGGAAGCTGATGAAGCCCTTAAGCACATCAACCTTAGGGAAGAAGTAAGCCTGATTGCTGCAGGAGGCATAAGGAACGGCGCCGATGTTGCCAAAGCCATAGCACTTGGAGCAGATGCATGTTACATTGCCACTAGTGCCCTGGTAAGCATTGGCTGCAGAGTCTGTCAGATGTGTTACGCTGGAACCTGCCGTAAAGGAATCGCCACCCAAAATCCCCAGCTACGCCGTAGACTTGACTACATAGAAGGTGGTAAAAGAGTGGCCCGTTACATTGAAGCCATGACTGAAGAAGCAGTGATGCTCACCCAGCAGGCAGGTAACACCGATTTACTTAAACTGGAGAAGGATGATCTGCGGGCCCTAACCGTAGAATCATCTGCCATGACTGGAGTGAAAATGGCTGGTTTGGAATCCCCCATAAGGAGCTAAAACACTTAATGCTCCTTTCTTATTTTTTTCCCAGTTTATCATCGTTTTTTAGTCTTTTAAATCAAAAAAATTAATATGGTACTTTTTCAATATTTTATGTTAATTAATTCTAATTAAAACCAGCACAATGAGCTTTTCCAATGGTTTCCAATAAGATTATTAAATTTTAAAATACTATTTTTCATGACCCCAATATTAAATTAAACAAGTTA
Coding sequences within it:
- a CDS encoding glutamate synthase family protein (PFAM: GXGXG motif), with translation MQEFKINAQQKTSRELNRAIKKAAPENDRIIIENPNAMHYIAAGLTESVELVIDGSAGYFVGTMIHGARVHINGNAGWFPADNMTEGEVIIDGSAGDGVGQGIYGGTVVVRKSVGSRTGEIMKNGTIIVGGNSGFMSGLFMMGGRIIILGDISEDAGESIIRGTIYVGGDIKSLGKNAKIEELEEEEKGELRELLEGYDFHLEEEKYQNFRKIVPRSARPFYGQESEEGK
- a CDS encoding coenzyme F420-reducing hydrogenase, beta subunit (PFAM: Coenzyme F420 hydrogenase/dehydrogenase, beta subunit N-term; 4Fe-4S binding domain; Coenzyme F420 hydrogenase/dehydrogenase, beta subunit C terminus) is translated as MTNNNQKSVTLVGTPCHIIAAEKMEHYPEILGDSPVDFKLGLFCMENFSHTYLKEFLKQNDIEMDDIDQFRVEKGHLWTYLKNGDVFKVPLSQAKICMRKNCQVCMDYTSELADLSVGSVGSDPGWSTIIIRTEKGLKALSKAENEGYIETKPITQQGLKLLENLANKKKTENRNEIKKRESVARPVLYRRYINDEEFIEEVSSCQFKDLKSDVVDVGSCVLCGACYYVCPENIISIEDRKPQLKGTCPEGCNLCYVACPRTYLSQEVLSRDLDQKALGDYLKIVSARAEGVDGQDGGVATSILNCILDENITDEVIVVDKMDDNPWKPQAILTSQTEEVTKAAGTKYSAAPVFKVLKSNDRVNSKKEVS
- a CDS encoding glutamate synthase family protein (PFAM: 4Fe-4S binding domain; Conserved region in glutamate synthase) translates to MPFKIERNQELCKRNFDRPGCCWYLCDNRDENLCQNCYSCYNNCPHDVYEIVNDEPFPLHHENCVGCRICEEMCPNQAIEVNAVPEDRRNVWSLNDLVEINRKSTEGSYKVRGCGATRVIPTFDDLVIVPAQVSRPPIDKYREPCNTRVVLGSRYAENPLVIDTPIMIAAMSFGALSKEAKIALAMGATLAGTATNTGEGGMLPEERKYAKKLIAQYASGRFGVSADYLNNSDAVEIKIGQGAKSGMGGHLLGEKVTAEVSKIRMIPEGTDALSPARHMDIVGPEDLSMKISQLREITNWQVPIMVKFTSGRVSDDVKIAAKAGADAIVVDGMQGGTGAGPDVVTEHSGVPTIAGIVEADEALKHINLREEVSLIAAGGIRNGADVAKAIALGADACYIATSALVSIGCRVCQMCYAGTCRKGIATQNPQLRRRLDYIEGGKRVARYIEAMTEEAVMLTQQAGNTDLLKLEKDDLRALTVESSAMTGVKMAGLESPIRS